One part of the Cellvibrionales bacterium genome encodes these proteins:
- a CDS encoding cytochrome P450, with product MAKIIQPYGDYIHQPNCNDLDHIPGDYGLPVVGNTFGYVKDPFIWAQERFKKYGPLQRVSTIGMRAVLAMGPDLAQQILLDTDRNFSSKMGFGDRVQKFFEGSLIMEDFDHHKHQRRIVQNAFKNEALQHYTREINRIYDRALNEWDADAGKTIPFFTYIKELLLIVAAEIFAGETEYKSDRVSYLNNAFVDATKGLMYLVPWNIPGFVYHTGMKGKNRLQNFFRPMIDQKRRGDGMDMLSVFSRATDENGDFFSPEEVTNQAIFLMFAAHDTTTAAITHTIYYLARNPEIKKKLQQEIDSIDLDGLLWEDQEKLPYMQMVFNEVQRIRPSVPSVPRRTIRECEMAGHRVPANTMVLTLPRFTHWMEEYWTNPFKFDPERFSPERAEHKKHQFQFHPFGGGAHKCIGMHFAQMEYRNFLFKFMKRYDFEARHAKPDVYMQTFPLPKPSDDMPIVFTRR from the coding sequence ATGGCTAAAATTATTCAACCGTACGGCGATTACATTCATCAGCCTAACTGCAACGACTTGGATCATATTCCAGGCGATTACGGCTTGCCGGTGGTTGGCAATACTTTTGGCTATGTTAAAGACCCATTCATTTGGGCGCAGGAGCGCTTCAAAAAATACGGCCCGTTGCAACGGGTTTCAACGATCGGTATGCGCGCCGTTCTGGCGATGGGCCCCGATTTGGCACAACAAATATTGCTCGACACTGATCGCAATTTCTCTTCCAAGATGGGGTTTGGCGATCGCGTGCAAAAGTTTTTCGAAGGCAGCCTCATCATGGAGGACTTCGATCACCACAAACACCAGCGCCGTATCGTACAAAACGCATTCAAAAATGAAGCACTGCAACACTACACGCGTGAAATTAACCGCATCTATGACCGCGCACTGAATGAATGGGATGCCGACGCAGGCAAAACCATTCCTTTCTTTACCTACATTAAAGAGCTGCTGCTGATCGTTGCCGCTGAAATTTTTGCCGGTGAAACCGAATACAAAAGTGATCGCGTGAGCTATCTCAACAATGCTTTTGTCGATGCAACCAAAGGCTTGATGTACTTAGTGCCATGGAATATCCCCGGTTTTGTGTATCACACGGGCATGAAAGGCAAAAACAGATTGCAAAACTTTTTCCGCCCGATGATCGATCAAAAGCGCCGTGGCGATGGCATGGACATGCTGAGTGTTTTCAGCCGCGCCACCGATGAAAACGGCGACTTCTTCTCACCAGAAGAAGTAACCAACCAAGCGATCTTCTTGATGTTTGCTGCACACGACACCACCACCGCCGCCATCACGCACACCATTTACTACTTGGCGCGCAATCCAGAGATCAAGAAAAAATTGCAGCAAGAAATTGATTCTATCGACCTCGACGGCCTGCTGTGGGAAGACCAAGAAAAACTGCCTTACATGCAGATGGTATTCAACGAAGTGCAGCGCATTCGTCCTTCTGTGCCTTCAGTACCACGCCGCACTATTCGCGAATGCGAAATGGCAGGACATCGCGTACCGGCCAACACCATGGTGTTGACGCTACCGCGCTTCACGCATTGGATGGAAGAGTATTGGACCAACCCATTCAAATTTGATCCAGAGCGCTTCTCGCCAGAACGCGCCGAGCACAAAAAACACCAGTTCCAGTTCCACCCTTTCGGCGGTGGCGCACACAAATGCATCGGCATGCACTTTGCGCAGATGGAATACCGCAACTTCCTGTTCAAATTCATGAAGCGTTACGATTTTGAAGCGCGTCATGCCAAACCGGATGTGTACATGCAGACCTTCCCGCTGCCTAAACCTAGCGATGACATGCCGATTGTGTTCACACGCCGCTAA
- the gatB gene encoding Asp-tRNA(Asn)/Glu-tRNA(Gln) amidotransferase subunit GatB, with amino-acid sequence MSWETVIGLEIHLQLATKTKIFSGSSTAFGAEPNTQACAIDLALPGTLPVLNEEAVRMAVMFGLAIDAEIPQRSVFERKNYFYPDLPKGYQTTQLAEPIVGAGHVDVTLSDGSVKRVRIHHAHLEEDAGKSLHELSFIDGAGMSGIDLNRAGTPLIEIVTEPDMRSAEEAVAFAKKLHSIVTTLGICDGEMSQGSMRFDVNISVRKLGAPLGTRTETKNLNAFRFMEDAIAYEVERQIEVIEDGGKVVQETRLYNGDTKTGRSMRSKEEANDYRYFPCPDLLPVVLDSDYISALRAALPELPDAKQARFAQQYGLSDYDAGQLSAERATANFYEQVVAACSDAKLAANWVMVELLAALNKNGLDLAQSPVSAAQLGGMIARIKDGTISGKIAKQVFELLWNEGGNADAIIEKHGLKQVSDSGAIEKIVDDIIASNPQQVENYRAATEDKRPKMLGFFVGQIMKVSQGKANPQQVNEILLKKLL; translated from the coding sequence ATGAGTTGGGAAACAGTCATTGGTTTAGAAATTCATCTGCAACTCGCCACAAAAACCAAAATTTTTTCTGGCAGCTCGACAGCATTTGGCGCGGAACCCAATACACAAGCCTGTGCCATTGATCTCGCTCTGCCCGGTACGCTGCCTGTATTAAACGAAGAAGCCGTGCGCATGGCGGTGATGTTCGGTTTGGCAATTGATGCCGAGATTCCACAGCGTTCGGTATTTGAACGCAAAAATTATTTTTATCCTGATTTGCCGAAAGGCTATCAAACCACGCAGTTGGCTGAGCCGATTGTGGGCGCGGGGCATGTTGATGTCACCTTGTCGGATGGCAGCGTGAAGCGCGTGCGCATTCACCACGCGCATTTGGAAGAGGATGCAGGAAAATCTCTGCACGAGCTGTCTTTTATAGACGGCGCGGGCATGAGCGGCATAGATTTGAATCGTGCAGGCACGCCGCTGATAGAAATCGTCACCGAACCGGATATGCGCAGCGCAGAAGAGGCCGTGGCATTTGCGAAAAAATTGCACAGCATCGTTACCACGCTGGGTATTTGTGATGGTGAGATGTCGCAGGGCTCGATGCGTTTTGATGTAAACATTTCGGTGCGTAAGTTAGGCGCGCCACTGGGTACGCGTACAGAAACTAAAAACTTAAATGCATTTCGCTTCATGGAAGACGCCATTGCCTACGAAGTGGAACGCCAAATTGAAGTGATTGAAGATGGCGGCAAAGTGGTGCAGGAAACTCGGTTGTATAACGGCGATACCAAAACCGGCCGCTCCATGCGCAGTAAAGAAGAAGCCAACGATTACCGCTATTTCCCTTGCCCAGATTTGTTGCCCGTGGTGTTGGATAGCGATTACATCAGCGCATTGCGTGCGGCGCTGCCGGAATTGCCGGATGCTAAGCAGGCGCGTTTTGCGCAGCAGTATGGGTTGTCAGATTACGATGCCGGTCAGTTGAGCGCAGAGCGCGCCACAGCCAATTTCTACGAGCAAGTGGTTGCCGCGTGTAGCGATGCCAAACTCGCCGCCAACTGGGTGATGGTGGAGTTGCTCGCCGCGCTCAATAAAAATGGTTTGGATTTGGCGCAAAGTCCTGTGTCGGCTGCGCAGTTGGGCGGCATGATTGCGCGCATTAAAGACGGCACGATCTCCGGCAAAATTGCCAAACAAGTATTTGAGTTGTTGTGGAATGAAGGCGGTAATGCCGATGCCATCATCGAAAAACACGGTTTGAAGCAGGTGTCGGATTCGGGTGCTATCGAAAAAATTGTCGATGACATCATTGCGAGTAATCCGCAACAGGTGGAGAACTATCGCGCTGCCACAGAGGACAAACGCCCCAAAATGCTGGGTTTTTTTGTCGGTCAAATCATGAAAGTTTCACAGGGCAAAGCGAATCCACAGCAAGTGAATGAAATTCTGTTGAAGAAATTACTTTGA
- a CDS encoding cytochrome P450 yields MAKVITPYGDYIHQPNATELDHIPGDYGLPLIGHTFSYLKDPLIWTQERYKQFGLLQRVQTTGVRGLLALGPDLAQQVMLDMDRNFSSKMGFHTRLQTFFEGSLIMEDFEHHKHQRRIVQNAFKNDALQHYTREINRIYDRALDEWDADVGKTIPFFMYIKDLLLVVAAEIFAGETDYKGERVRQLNKAFLDAVNGVMYLVPWDIPGTTYHRGIQGKKFLQQFFGSMIDAKRKGDGKDMLSLFSREKDEFGEYFSAEEVTNQAIFLMFAAHDTTTAAITHTIYYLARNPEVKEKLMKEIDSVDLDGLLWEDQEKLPYMSMVFNETQRIRPSVPLVPRRTIRECEMAGHKVPAHTMVFVMPRFTHWMEEYWSNPAKFDPERFSPERAEHKKHAFQFFPFGGGAHKCIGMHFAQMEYRNFLFKFLKRFDFESRHTKQDVYMQTFPLPKPDDDMPIVMRRR; encoded by the coding sequence ATGGCAAAAGTGATTACACCTTACGGCGATTACATACATCAACCCAATGCCACCGAGCTGGATCACATCCCAGGTGATTACGGCCTGCCCTTGATTGGCCATACATTTAGTTACCTGAAAGACCCGCTGATCTGGACACAGGAACGCTACAAACAATTCGGCTTGCTGCAGCGCGTGCAGACCACCGGCGTGCGCGGTCTGCTGGCACTGGGGCCTGATTTGGCGCAGCAGGTTATGCTGGATATGGATCGCAATTTCTCCTCCAAAATGGGCTTCCACACGCGCCTGCAAACCTTCTTTGAAGGCAGCTTGATCATGGAAGATTTCGAGCACCACAAACACCAGCGTCGCATCGTACAAAACGCGTTTAAAAACGATGCACTGCAACACTACACGCGTGAAATTAATCGCATCTACGACCGTGCACTCGACGAGTGGGACGCGGATGTCGGCAAAACTATCCCTTTCTTCATGTACATCAAAGATTTGTTGTTGGTGGTCGCCGCGGAAATTTTTGCCGGCGAAACCGATTACAAAGGCGAACGCGTACGCCAATTAAATAAAGCGTTTCTGGATGCCGTCAACGGCGTGATGTATCTCGTACCGTGGGACATCCCAGGCACCACTTACCACCGAGGCATCCAAGGCAAAAAGTTTTTGCAACAATTCTTCGGTTCAATGATTGACGCAAAACGCAAAGGCGATGGCAAAGACATGCTGAGTCTTTTCAGTCGTGAAAAAGACGAGTTTGGCGAATACTTCAGCGCCGAAGAAGTTACCAACCAAGCTATCTTCTTAATGTTTGCCGCGCACGACACCACCACGGCTGCCATCACGCACACCATCTACTACTTGGCGCGCAATCCTGAAGTCAAAGAGAAACTGATGAAGGAAATCGATTCCGTGGATCTGGATGGTCTGCTCTGGGAAGACCAAGAAAAACTGCCTTATATGTCGATGGTATTCAACGAAACACAACGCATCCGCCCCTCTGTTCCACTGGTTCCGCGTCGCACCATTCGCGAGTGCGAGATGGCTGGCCACAAAGTCCCTGCGCATACCATGGTATTTGTGATGCCGCGCTTTACACATTGGATGGAGGAGTACTGGAGCAACCCGGCCAAGTTCGACCCTGAGCGTTTCTCACCCGAACGCGCCGAACACAAGAAACACGCCTTCCAATTCTTCCCATTCGGTGGCGGGGCGCACAAGTGCATAGGCATGCACTTCGCGCAGATGGAGTACCGTAACTTCCTGTTCAAGTTCCTGAAACGCTTTGATTTTGAATCGCGCCATACCAAACAGGATGTCTATATGCAGACCTTCCCGCTGCCTAAGCCTGATGATGATATGCCCATCGTGATGCGTCGCCGCTAG
- a CDS encoding rod shape-determining protein: protein MLNKFRGMFSTDLSIDLGTANTIIFARGRGIVLDEPSVVAIRHHNGQKTVEAVGIEAKRMLGRTPGNITAIRPLKDGVIADFQITEKMLQHFIKKVHENSFMKPSPRVLIGVPCKATEVEKRAIRESALGAGAREVRLIDEPMAAAIGAGLNVEEANGSMVVDIGGGTTEIAIISLNGVVYADSVRIGGDRFDEAIITYVRRNFGSIIGDATAERIKQEVGCAFGGRELREIDVRGRNLAEGVPRQFTLNSDEILEALQEPLQGIVQAVKQALEQSPPELASDIAENGIVLTGGGALLRDIDKLLMEETGLPVIVAEDPLSCVAKGGGKALEIIDRLNLDLLST from the coding sequence ATGCTCAACAAATTCCGCGGAATGTTCTCTACCGACCTATCGATCGACCTCGGCACGGCCAACACCATCATTTTTGCGCGCGGGCGCGGTATCGTGCTTGACGAGCCTTCCGTAGTGGCCATTCGTCATCACAACGGCCAAAAAACCGTTGAAGCCGTTGGCATCGAAGCCAAGCGCATGCTCGGCCGTACACCGGGCAACATCACAGCCATTCGTCCGCTGAAAGATGGTGTGATTGCAGACTTCCAAATCACCGAAAAAATGTTGCAGCACTTCATCAAAAAAGTGCACGAAAACAGCTTCATGAAACCCAGCCCACGCGTGCTGATCGGCGTGCCGTGTAAAGCAACGGAAGTTGAAAAGCGTGCAATTCGTGAATCCGCACTCGGCGCAGGTGCGCGTGAAGTGCGTTTGATTGATGAGCCGATGGCCGCTGCCATTGGTGCTGGTTTAAATGTAGAAGAAGCCAACGGTTCGATGGTAGTTGATATCGGCGGCGGTACTACAGAAATCGCCATTATTTCTTTGAACGGCGTTGTTTATGCTGACTCTGTGCGCATCGGCGGCGACCGTTTTGACGAAGCCATCATCACTTATGTACGCCGTAATTTTGGCAGCATAATTGGTGATGCCACCGCAGAGCGTATCAAGCAAGAAGTAGGTTGTGCATTTGGTGGTCGTGAACTGCGTGAAATTGATGTGCGCGGCCGTAATTTAGCCGAAGGTGTGCCGCGTCAATTCACACTCAACAGCGATGAAATTCTGGAAGCACTGCAAGAACCACTGCAAGGCATCGTGCAAGCAGTGAAGCAAGCACTGGAACAATCACCGCCAGAACTGGCTTCTGATATTGCTGAAAACGGCATCGTGTTGACCGGCGGCGGCGCATTGCTGCGCGATATCGACAAGTTGTTGATGGAAGAAACAGGCTTGCCGGTTATCGTGGCAGAAGATCCCCTCTCTTGCGTAGCAAAAGGCGGCGGCAAAGCATTAGAAATTATTGATCGCCTCAACCTCGATTTGCTCTCCACCTGA
- a CDS encoding PA4642 family protein gives MRELLHVLPPAGFDADFHALHNAYKCLKPDEFEVFVVSFKEAGRNLAAKSPFGETIVDLIKQHRHGAEYLPALQ, from the coding sequence GTGCGTGAATTACTGCATGTGCTGCCGCCGGCAGGTTTTGATGCGGATTTTCACGCGCTGCACAATGCATATAAATGTTTAAAGCCAGATGAGTTTGAAGTGTTTGTTGTATCTTTCAAAGAGGCGGGTAGAAATTTGGCAGCAAAAAGCCCCTTCGGTGAAACGATCGTGGATTTAATCAAGCAACATCGCCACGGCGCAGAGTACTTGCCGGCGTTGCAGTAA
- the ispA gene encoding (2E,6E)-farnesyl diphosphate synthase: MTTDFQQFLQQSQQRVTNALENILPTAVEPAQKLKQAMRYSALNGGKRVRATLVYAAAMSIAGEAPAHTDNIACALELIHAYSLVHDDLPAMDDDALRRGQPTCHIAFDEATAILVGDALQTLAFEYLAQAALPAELRCELILSLARASGAAGMVAGQSMDLEAENRQIALQELEALHQHKTGALIRASVRCGALAVGANSTQLAALDRYAAAIGLAFQVQDDILDIESSTEQLGKQQGSDLSLNKSTYPSLLGLAVAKQHAKTLYDDAITALNDFGDKGMLLRELAHYIIARQF; this comes from the coding sequence ATGACGACAGATTTCCAACAATTTTTGCAGCAAAGCCAGCAGCGCGTAACAAACGCGCTTGAAAATATTCTCCCTACCGCAGTAGAACCCGCACAAAAACTCAAGCAAGCCATGCGCTACAGCGCACTCAATGGCGGCAAGCGCGTGCGCGCCACACTGGTATACGCCGCAGCCATGAGTATTGCGGGCGAAGCGCCTGCACACACCGACAACATCGCCTGCGCGTTGGAATTGATACACGCCTACTCTTTAGTGCACGACGACTTACCCGCCATGGACGACGATGCCTTGCGACGCGGGCAACCGACTTGTCACATCGCGTTTGACGAAGCGACCGCCATTCTCGTTGGCGACGCATTGCAAACACTGGCGTTTGAATACTTAGCACAAGCGGCTTTGCCTGCTGAGTTGCGCTGCGAATTGATACTGAGCTTGGCACGGGCTTCTGGCGCGGCGGGTATGGTCGCCGGACAGAGCATGGATCTCGAGGCAGAAAACCGTCAAATTGCATTGCAAGAATTAGAAGCACTGCATCAACACAAAACCGGCGCTTTAATTCGTGCCAGCGTGCGCTGTGGCGCTTTGGCTGTCGGCGCCAACTCAACACAATTGGCAGCGTTAGATCGTTACGCTGCAGCCATTGGTCTCGCCTTCCAAGTGCAAGACGATATTCTCGATATCGAAAGCAGCACAGAACAACTCGGCAAACAGCAAGGTTCTGATTTATCGCTTAATAAGTCCACCTACCCGAGCTTGCTAGGGCTTGCCGTCGCCAAACAACACGCAAAAACTTTGTACGACGACGCCATCACCGCTTTGAACGATTTTGGTGATAAAGGCATGCTGCTGCGTGAATTGGCGCATTACATCATCGCGCGGCAATTCTGA
- a CDS encoding methyltransferase domain-containing protein, translating to MRKSLWKYINIVLETLPIAEPIYEFGAYQVEDSGQETDLRPLFADKVFVGCDMRAGPGVDKVLNLHHIDLPDNTAGTVFLMDTLEHVEYPHQALSEIYRILKPGGLLVMSSVLDFFIHETPNDFWRYTPDAFRSLLKPFRQAHVGWYGPDYFPQTIVGIGIKDTEVPLEAFEKRYTEWNKKFTHQTRLIELELMRKTLRELGELP from the coding sequence ATGCGCAAGTCGCTGTGGAAATACATCAATATCGTGCTGGAGACGCTGCCCATTGCCGAACCTATTTATGAGTTCGGCGCATACCAAGTGGAAGACTCCGGCCAAGAAACGGATTTGCGTCCGTTGTTTGCAGACAAAGTGTTTGTCGGCTGCGATATGCGCGCCGGCCCAGGCGTGGATAAAGTGCTGAACCTGCACCACATCGATTTGCCCGATAACACCGCCGGTACCGTTTTTTTAATGGACACACTGGAGCATGTGGAATATCCGCACCAAGCTCTGTCAGAAATCTATCGCATTCTGAAACCCGGTGGCTTGCTGGTGATGAGTTCCGTGTTGGATTTCTTTATTCATGAAACGCCTAATGACTTTTGGCGTTACACGCCCGATGCATTTCGCTCACTGCTAAAACCATTCCGCCAAGCGCATGTCGGCTGGTACGGGCCGGATTATTTTCCGCAAACTATCGTCGGCATCGGCATCAAAGACACAGAAGTGCCCTTAGAGGCTTTTGAAAAACGCTATACCGAATGGAATAAAAAGTTCACCCACCAAACACGACTCATTGAACTGGAGCTGATGCGCAAAACCCTGCGCGAGCTGGGCGAGCTGCCTTGA
- a CDS encoding alpha/beta hydrolase: protein MQSFLPLKTALTPLQFDVALDSNPEGFEEYRHFYQLDQLPAPHRIGSVASGIHTLAVQYWLPENAQQTALLVHGYFDHVGLYHHVIHYLLKKNFAVIAFDLPGHGLSSGARAVIHDFDEYAQAIHAVFVASANKKLPPITLGFGPSTGCAAWMNFQMSGFNNSIQKLILFSPLLRPHHWQPQAHALYLTLRHFVQYIPRNFRANSSNQAFLQFCHYEDPLQPRYLTVAWVTAMKNWLRRFSKQPAIAIPTLILQGELDDTVDWRYNIPTICKKIPNAQLHYLAEARHHLANESTSIRARTWQIVTQFLEI from the coding sequence ATGCAAAGCTTCCTCCCGCTCAAAACTGCCCTCACACCACTACAATTTGATGTGGCGCTGGACTCCAATCCGGAAGGCTTTGAGGAATACCGCCATTTTTATCAATTAGATCAGCTGCCTGCGCCACACCGCATCGGCTCTGTTGCCAGCGGCATACATACGCTCGCTGTGCAGTATTGGCTACCAGAGAATGCGCAACAAACAGCATTGCTTGTACACGGCTATTTTGATCATGTCGGCCTGTATCACCATGTCATCCACTACCTGCTGAAAAAAAACTTTGCGGTGATTGCGTTTGATTTACCTGGCCACGGCTTGTCCTCCGGCGCGCGCGCCGTGATCCACGATTTTGACGAATACGCACAAGCTATACACGCCGTTTTTGTAGCCAGTGCCAATAAAAAATTACCGCCAATCACACTGGGATTTGGACCAAGCACAGGCTGTGCCGCGTGGATGAATTTTCAAATGTCCGGTTTTAACAACAGCATTCAGAAACTGATTTTGTTTTCGCCGCTGCTACGCCCCCATCACTGGCAGCCACAAGCACACGCGCTGTACCTCACGCTGCGCCATTTTGTGCAATACATCCCCAGAAATTTTCGCGCTAATTCCTCTAATCAGGCATTTTTACAGTTCTGCCACTATGAAGATCCACTGCAACCGCGCTACCTCACCGTCGCCTGGGTCACTGCCATGAAAAATTGGCTACGCCGCTTTTCTAAACAACCCGCCATTGCTATTCCCACGCTCATTTTGCAAGGCGAATTGGACGACACCGTAGACTGGCGCTACAACATTCCCACTATCTGCAAAAAAATACCCAACGCACAGTTGCATTATCTTGCTGAAGCACGCCATCATCTCGCCAATGAAAGCACTAGCATCCGTGCGCGCACTTGGCAGATCGTCACTCAATTTTTGGAAATATAA
- the gatA gene encoding Asp-tRNA(Asn)/Glu-tRNA(Gln) amidotransferase subunit GatA, which yields MHDLTVAQLAKGLAEKQFSSREATQQFLDRIVQHDKTYNSFITVTAEQALAEADAADARRAAGNAVFLTGVPFAHKDIFCTQGVRTSCGSKMLDNFIAPYDATVVAKYREQGMVMLGKTNMDEFAMGSSNETSFYGAVKNPWDINCVPGGSSGGSAACVAARLAPAATATDTGGSIRQPAALCGITGLKPTYGRVSRWGMIAFASSLDQAGPMARTAEDVALLLGAMAGFDAKDSTCLEREVPDYSATLNSDLTGLKIGVPKEYFGAGLNAQTAERVQAALREYEKLGATLVEISLPHSHLAVPAYYVIAPAECSANLSRFDGVRYGYRCENPQDLSDLYCRSRAEGFGEEVKRRILVGTYVLSAGFYDAYYRKAQQARRLMQQDFVEAFKQVDVIMGPTSPSPAFAFGAKGNDPVAMYLEDIYTIATNLAGLPGMSLPCGLVDNKPVGLQIIGNYFDEARLLNVAHRFQQVTDWHMQQPTGVAV from the coding sequence ATTCATGATCTCACCGTTGCGCAGCTCGCCAAAGGTTTGGCAGAAAAACAATTTTCCAGCCGCGAAGCGACACAGCAATTTTTAGATCGCATCGTGCAGCACGATAAAACTTACAACAGTTTTATCACCGTGACGGCGGAACAGGCCTTGGCAGAAGCTGATGCAGCCGATGCGCGTCGCGCCGCAGGCAATGCGGTGTTTTTGACGGGTGTTCCATTCGCGCACAAAGATATTTTTTGTACGCAAGGTGTGCGCACCAGTTGCGGTTCAAAAATGCTCGACAACTTTATTGCGCCCTATGATGCAACTGTAGTAGCGAAATACCGCGAGCAGGGCATGGTGATGCTCGGCAAAACCAATATGGATGAATTCGCGATGGGTTCCTCCAACGAAACCAGTTTTTACGGCGCGGTAAAAAACCCTTGGGATATCAATTGCGTCCCTGGCGGTTCATCCGGCGGCAGTGCGGCGTGTGTCGCCGCGCGTTTAGCGCCTGCAGCAACGGCGACTGACACCGGCGGTTCGATTCGTCAACCCGCCGCCTTATGCGGTATTACCGGTTTGAAACCCACTTACGGCCGCGTGTCGCGCTGGGGCATGATTGCGTTTGCTTCCAGTCTCGATCAAGCGGGGCCGATGGCGCGCACCGCAGAAGATGTCGCCTTGTTGCTCGGTGCAATGGCGGGTTTTGATGCCAAAGATTCCACCTGTTTAGAGCGCGAAGTGCCGGATTACAGCGCAACGCTCAATAGCGACTTAACCGGTTTGAAAATTGGCGTACCGAAAGAATATTTTGGGGCAGGTTTGAACGCGCAAACCGCCGAGCGCGTGCAAGCAGCACTGCGTGAATATGAAAAACTCGGCGCCACTTTGGTGGAAATTTCACTGCCGCATTCGCATCTCGCTGTGCCAGCTTACTATGTGATTGCGCCGGCAGAATGCTCGGCAAATTTGTCGCGCTTTGACGGTGTGCGTTACGGTTATCGCTGTGAGAATCCGCAAGATTTGTCGGATTTATATTGTCGTTCACGCGCCGAAGGTTTTGGCGAAGAAGTGAAGCGCCGAATTCTCGTCGGCACTTATGTGTTGTCTGCCGGTTTTTACGATGCGTACTATCGCAAAGCGCAGCAAGCACGCCGTTTGATGCAGCAGGATTTTGTCGAGGCATTTAAACAAGTGGATGTCATCATGGGGCCAACTTCACCATCGCCGGCGTTTGCCTTTGGCGCGAAGGGTAATGATCCAGTGGCGATGTATCTCGAAGATATTTATACGATAGCCACCAATTTGGCGGGCTTGCCCGGCATGTCGCTGCCTTGTGGTTTGGTGGATAACAAACCTGTGGGTTTACAAATCATCGGCAATTATTTTGATGAGGCGCGCTTGCTGAATGTGGCACATCGCTTCCAACAAGTAACGGATTGGCATATGCAGCAGCCAACAGGAGTTGCCGTATGA
- a CDS encoding exodeoxyribonuclease VII small subunit produces the protein MAGKKKNDGELDLENSLEKLELLVDSLEKGDLSLEESLKAFETGIILTRQCQQTLAAAEQKVQLLVEKNGALKSEPFDDD, from the coding sequence ATGGCTGGCAAGAAAAAAAATGACGGCGAGTTAGATCTTGAAAACTCGCTGGAAAAATTGGAATTGCTGGTGGATAGTTTGGAAAAAGGTGATCTCAGCTTAGAAGAATCTCTAAAAGCTTTTGAAACCGGTATCATCCTGACGCGACAATGCCAACAAACGCTGGCTGCCGCCGAACAAAAAGTGCAATTACTGGTTGAGAAAAATGGCGCGCTGAAAAGCGAGCCGTTTGACGACGACTAA
- the gatC gene encoding Asp-tRNA(Asn)/Glu-tRNA(Gln) amidotransferase subunit GatC — protein sequence MVFERQQVEQLARLARLGLDDAVLARTTQSLGDVLTLIDQLQALDTAGVEPMSHPLDAVQRLRADVVSEPNQRDALQAIAPAVADGLFLVPKVIE from the coding sequence ATGGTCTTTGAACGCCAACAGGTCGAGCAGCTGGCGCGGCTTGCGCGCCTTGGGCTGGATGATGCGGTGCTGGCGCGCACCACGCAGAGTTTGGGTGATGTGCTGACCCTTATTGACCAGCTGCAGGCCTTGGATACGGCGGGTGTAGAGCCGATGTCACACCCGCTGGATGCCGTGCAGCGCCTGCGCGCCGATGTGGTGAGTGAACCCAATCAGCGCGATGCCCTGCAAGCGATTGCCCCCGCTGTGGCAGACGGCTTGTTTCTCGTGCCTAAAGTGATTGAGTGA